In Archangium violaceum, the following are encoded in one genomic region:
- a CDS encoding ATP-grasp domain-containing protein, which translates to MNVVFISPHFPPQFFHFVMALRERGVNVLGIGDAPYDTLRPELREALSEYFFIPNLNHYDGLLRATGYLTWRHGRIDRIDSLNESWLEVESHLREDFHVPGLKPADIALLRSKLGMHDVFKKAGIPHPDAIPVKDAAGVKAFAGKVGYPLVLKPDVGVGAARTFKVSNDAQVDEAFTESLNGYVAQAFVRGTIVTYDGLVDAQGRIIFAFSHEYSDGIMESVLEQKDLAIWSHKELPPALDELGRRTVAALGLRERWFHLEFFRLADGSYVALEANLRPPGAFLTDMMNYACDMDVYRLWARMMTGDDLSGFRYTPRYHVCHAGRRTGRQYRHRHAEVVDRLGGALLQHRELPAVFKSALGDEMYLIRHQELPAMQEAVRFIQARS; encoded by the coding sequence ATGAACGTCGTCTTCATCTCGCCCCACTTCCCGCCTCAATTCTTCCACTTCGTCATGGCCCTGCGTGAGCGGGGCGTCAACGTGCTGGGAATCGGCGACGCCCCCTACGACACCCTCCGCCCCGAGCTGCGCGAGGCCCTCTCCGAGTACTTCTTCATCCCCAACCTCAACCACTACGACGGCCTGCTGCGCGCCACGGGCTACCTCACCTGGCGCCACGGCCGCATCGACCGCATCGACTCGCTCAACGAGTCGTGGCTCGAGGTGGAGTCGCACCTGCGCGAGGACTTCCACGTCCCCGGCCTGAAGCCCGCCGACATCGCCCTGCTGCGCTCCAAGCTCGGCATGCACGATGTCTTCAAGAAGGCCGGCATCCCCCACCCCGATGCGATCCCCGTCAAGGACGCCGCCGGGGTGAAGGCCTTCGCCGGGAAGGTCGGCTACCCGCTCGTCCTCAAGCCGGACGTGGGCGTCGGCGCGGCCCGTACCTTCAAGGTCTCCAACGACGCACAGGTGGACGAGGCCTTCACCGAGTCCCTGAACGGCTACGTCGCCCAGGCCTTCGTGCGCGGCACCATCGTCACCTACGACGGGCTCGTCGACGCGCAGGGACGGATCATCTTCGCCTTCAGCCACGAGTACAGCGACGGCATCATGGAGTCGGTGCTCGAGCAGAAGGATCTGGCCATCTGGAGCCACAAGGAGCTGCCCCCCGCGCTGGATGAGCTGGGCCGCCGGACGGTGGCCGCGCTCGGGCTGCGCGAGCGCTGGTTCCACCTCGAGTTCTTCCGCCTCGCGGACGGGAGCTACGTCGCGCTGGAGGCGAACCTGCGCCCGCCGGGAGCCTTCCTGACGGACATGATGAACTACGCGTGCGACATGGACGTGTACCGCCTGTGGGCCCGCATGATGACCGGCGATGACCTGAGCGGATTTCGGTACACGCCCCGCTACCACGTGTGTCACGCCGGCCGGCGCACGGGGAGGCAGTACCGCCACCGGCACGCGGAGGTGGTGGACCGGCTGGGAGGGGCGCTGCTGCAGCACCGCGAGCTGCCCGCCGTCTTCAAGAGCGCCCTGGGGGATGAGATGTACCTCATCCGTCACCAGGAGCTGCCGGCCATGCAGGAGGCCGTGCGCTTCATCCAGGCGCGGAGCTGA
- a CDS encoding DUF4377 domain-containing protein, translating into MVPCHGLGPWLCIDAKEVGSGERQLFYEGISGFSFQWGVAQTIDVRVHDVANPPADGASKRYSLERTVKRNRLPEGSRFQLALTGDFIWPDRGSGISLLSTKFVCATQELCGELARLAGDSTRRFTLEFSYPSSYDKPLVAERLISTP; encoded by the coding sequence ATGGTTCCCTGCCATGGATTGGGGCCCTGGCTCTGTATCGATGCGAAGGAGGTCGGCTCCGGCGAGCGGCAGCTCTTCTATGAGGGAATCTCTGGCTTCTCCTTCCAGTGGGGCGTTGCCCAGACCATCGATGTGCGGGTCCACGATGTCGCGAACCCTCCAGCGGATGGGGCCTCCAAGCGGTACTCGCTGGAGCGGACCGTCAAGCGGAACCGGCTGCCCGAGGGCTCTCGCTTCCAGCTCGCGCTCACCGGGGATTTCATCTGGCCCGACAGGGGCTCTGGCATCTCGCTGCTGTCCACGAAGTTCGTCTGCGCGACGCAGGAGTTGTGCGGCGAGCTCGCCCGGCTGGCAGGAGATTCGACCCGGCGGTTCACGCTCGAGTTCAGCTACCCGAGCAGCTACGACAAGCCCCTGGTCGCGGAGCGGTTGATCTCCACTCCCTGA
- a CDS encoding MlaD family protein — protein sequence MDERRLEMKVGALVLAALVGVLGLLWLMGELRTGGVTVLSVDFAHTGNVVKGAPVKLGGVAVGRVEEIHLQPDRRDAQGRPLPVRMGVWVQPEVQAALRADTRVTVATVGPLGEPYLELNPGSASAPPLPSGVALRGTDAPRLDLVAQQLSAFLDVASGALADDPEGLRKLAANVSRLTTTMESVLNENRGDLRTLAGELSAAAKDLRTLARVSRETMQPGGAGARLLGDAADAAALVKRELPAISGTAAKTLNGLSAVTSELDTKDGERLKLALERYSAAGEKLDQIAGRADRLLQRIEAGEGTVGALQKDKQIYDDLRGLLSDLKKHPWKVLWKE from the coding sequence ATGGATGAGCGTCGCTTGGAGATGAAGGTGGGCGCGCTGGTGCTGGCGGCACTGGTGGGCGTGCTCGGGCTGCTGTGGCTGATGGGCGAGCTGCGCACGGGCGGCGTGACGGTGCTCTCGGTGGACTTCGCGCACACGGGCAACGTGGTGAAGGGCGCGCCGGTGAAGCTGGGCGGCGTGGCGGTGGGCCGGGTGGAGGAGATCCACCTGCAGCCGGACCGGCGGGACGCGCAGGGCCGGCCGCTGCCGGTGCGGATGGGCGTCTGGGTGCAGCCGGAGGTGCAGGCGGCGCTGCGGGCGGACACGCGGGTGACGGTGGCCACGGTGGGACCGCTGGGCGAGCCGTACCTGGAGCTGAACCCGGGCTCCGCGTCCGCGCCTCCCCTGCCCTCGGGAGTCGCCCTGCGGGGCACGGATGCGCCGCGGTTGGACCTGGTGGCCCAGCAGCTCTCGGCCTTCCTGGACGTGGCGAGCGGGGCGCTCGCGGACGACCCCGAGGGGCTGCGGAAGCTGGCGGCCAACGTGTCACGGCTGACGACCACGATGGAGAGCGTGCTGAACGAGAACCGGGGGGACCTGCGGACGCTGGCGGGCGAGCTGTCCGCGGCGGCCAAGGACCTGCGGACGCTGGCGAGGGTCTCTCGCGAGACGATGCAGCCCGGAGGCGCGGGGGCGCGGCTGCTGGGGGACGCGGCGGACGCGGCGGCGCTGGTGAAGCGCGAGCTGCCCGCCATCTCCGGCACGGCGGCGAAGACGCTCAACGGCCTGTCAGCGGTGACGAGCGAGCTGGACACGAAGGATGGCGAGCGACTCAAGCTGGCCCTGGAGCGCTACTCGGCGGCGGGCGAGAAGCTCGATCAGATCGCCGGGCGGGCGGACCGGCTGCTCCAGCGCATCGAGGCCGGCGAGGGCACGGTGGGCGCACTGCAGAAGGACAAGCAGATCTACGACGACCTGCGGGGACTGCTGTCGGACCTCAAGAAGCACCCCTGGAAGGTGCTCTGGAAGGAGTGA
- a CDS encoding alpha/beta hydrolase, producing the protein MGHVHIIRDFASPQEGFSRTVRIYTPDAYDHEPHRRFPVLYMQDGQNVFAHPESSIYDTWCANTALEHMVSEGRLEPWLIVAVDSTSNRLSEYSPWDEPRSHVQARGGPYTRFVVETLKPYIDSTYRTRQGPEWTAVMGSSLGGLISLYLGWKHPELFGRIGGLSPSVMWGWNRMFSEWSAHTRRWSRIYLDAGLHETIDPVGYTMYYGEATRDFFHHLKSLGYADHELFLVLEPGGLHHEKDWQRRLPLAMRWLLG; encoded by the coding sequence ATGGGACACGTCCACATCATCCGAGACTTCGCCTCTCCGCAGGAGGGGTTCTCCCGCACCGTCCGCATCTACACCCCGGACGCGTACGACCATGAGCCCCACCGGCGTTTCCCCGTGCTCTACATGCAGGACGGGCAGAACGTCTTCGCCCACCCCGAGTCCTCCATCTACGACACCTGGTGCGCCAACACCGCCCTTGAGCACATGGTCTCCGAGGGCCGTCTGGAGCCCTGGCTCATCGTCGCGGTCGACTCGACGTCCAACAGGCTCTCCGAGTACTCGCCCTGGGACGAGCCGCGCAGCCACGTCCAGGCCCGCGGCGGGCCCTACACCCGCTTCGTCGTCGAGACCCTCAAGCCCTACATCGATTCCACCTACCGCACCCGTCAGGGCCCCGAGTGGACGGCGGTCATGGGCTCGTCCCTGGGTGGCCTCATCTCGCTGTACCTCGGCTGGAAGCACCCGGAGCTGTTCGGCCGCATCGGCGGGCTTTCTCCCTCCGTCATGTGGGGCTGGAACCGGATGTTCTCCGAGTGGTCCGCCCACACCCGGCGCTGGTCCCGCATCTACCTGGATGCCGGTCTCCACGAGACCATCGATCCGGTCGGCTACACCATGTACTACGGCGAGGCCACGCGCGACTTCTTCCACCACCTCAAGAGCCTGGGCTACGCCGACCACGAGCTGTTCCTCGTGCTGGAGCCGGGTGGGCTCCACCACGAGAAGGACTGGCAGCGCCGGCTGCCACTCGCCATGCGCTGGTTGCTCGGCTGA